The following coding sequences lie in one Hydrogenophaga sp. PBL-H3 genomic window:
- a CDS encoding TOBE domain-containing protein, which translates to MTFAKTVIVMNHGEVIQAGSQQDLFDRPATDYVGYFIGSPAMNFLPAVRDGDRGGVPGTGLSRALPGDAPTDGLTLGFRPEHAVRGGGLTGTVTRVWYEGADQVLALSLGAGTLRIRVAAGADAAGATVAFGVPEDRLRLYNRGRFVS; encoded by the coding sequence ATGACCTTTGCGAAGACCGTGATCGTGATGAACCACGGCGAGGTGATTCAGGCGGGCAGTCAGCAGGATTTGTTCGACCGCCCGGCGACCGACTATGTCGGGTACTTCATCGGGTCGCCCGCCATGAACTTTCTGCCCGCCGTGCGTGACGGCGACCGGGGCGGCGTGCCGGGCACCGGCCTGTCGCGCGCCTTGCCCGGCGATGCCCCGACCGACGGCCTGACGCTGGGCTTTCGCCCCGAACACGCGGTGCGCGGCGGCGGCCTGACCGGCACCGTCACCCGCGTGTGGTACGAGGGCGCGGATCAGGTGTTGGCGCTATCGCTGGGGGCGGGCACGCTGCGCATCAGGGTTGCGGCAGGGGCGGATGCCGCGGGGGCGACGGTGGCCTTCGGCGTGCCCGAGGACCGTCTGCGCCTGTACAATCGGGGCCGCTTTGTGTCCTGA
- a CDS encoding glutaredoxin domain-containing protein, whose translation MQPKITVYSKSACPQCESAKMLLKSRSLGFEEIQIDDETERLAFYERCGPSVRQMPQIFINDQRVGGLSGLQAALAQLGQ comes from the coding sequence ATGCAACCCAAAATCACCGTCTACTCCAAGTCCGCCTGCCCGCAATGCGAGTCGGCCAAGATGCTGCTCAAGTCCCGTTCGCTCGGGTTTGAGGAGATCCAGATTGATGACGAGACCGAGCGCCTCGCGTTCTACGAGCGCTGCGGCCCGTCGGTGCGGCAGATGCCGCAGATCTTCATCAACGACCAGCGCGTGGGTGGCCTGTCGGGCTTGCAGGCGGCGCTGGCTCAGCTGGGCCAGTAG
- a CDS encoding transposase, whose product MLVEEEGSTYIADNDSDSDEARALRPLQVAACPYRIAFGPRAGQKVLTVQGAMPRETDFKQSLCADISGFSLHAAVRCGADDRQALEQLCRYITRPALAYERVQTNAVGQVVLKLKTAWRDGTTHLVMSPLEFMQRLAALVPRPRLHLIRFHGVLAPKAKLRALVVPQEAKAPAQEAKPAECEANCAHHRPVRLSWAKLLKRVFEIDMGPCPNCGGQLKIIAAILEQPVIEKILTHLGLQARAPPRAPARGQALQAA is encoded by the coding sequence GTGTTGGTCGAAGAGGAGGGTTCGACTTACATAGCCGACAACGACAGCGATTCGGACGAGGCCCGTGCGCTCAGGCCGCTGCAGGTTGCGGCCTGTCCTTATCGCATCGCCTTCGGCCCTCGCGCCGGCCAGAAGGTGCTGACTGTGCAGGGCGCCATGCCCAGGGAGACGGACTTCAAGCAATCGCTGTGCGCCGACATCAGCGGTTTCAGCCTGCACGCTGCCGTGCGCTGCGGCGCCGACGACCGCCAGGCACTGGAACAACTTTGCCGCTACATCACCCGCCCGGCGCTGGCTTACGAGCGCGTGCAGACCAACGCCGTCGGACAGGTGGTGTTGAAGCTCAAGACAGCCTGGCGCGACGGCACCACGCATCTGGTCATGTCGCCGCTGGAGTTCATGCAGCGGCTCGCCGCGCTTGTGCCACGGCCACGTCTACACCTGATCCGATTCCATGGTGTGCTGGCGCCCAAAGCCAAGCTGCGCGCGCTGGTGGTGCCGCAAGAGGCCAAAGCGCCCGCACAGGAAGCAAAGCCCGCCGAGTGCGAGGCGAACTGTGCGCACCACCGACCGGTGCGGCTGAGCTGGGCCAAGCTGCTCAAGCGCGTGTTCGAGATAGATATGGGGCCCTGCCCGAACTGCGGCGGTCAACTCAAGATCATTGCGGCCATCCTGGAGCAACCGGTTATCGAGAAGATCCTCACGCACTTGGGCCTGCAGGCCCGGGCACCCCCTCGGGCGCCAGCTCGTGGCCAGGCGCTTCAAGCGGCCTGA
- a CDS encoding tyrosine-type recombinase/integrase — translation METITRVGTPLRQRMIEDMRMRKLEPKTQDAYVRAVRKPTVFLQRSPDTATFEDLRNFQLHLVDTGTSPITLNATLSGLKFFFDTTLGRGELMARMQPVKMPRTVPVVLSVQEAAALIAAARDIKHQAALSVAYGSGLRASEVCRLKVGDVDSQRMALRVEQGKGAKDRYAMLSPVVLQRLAEPVHDRVFVFGDVGVARCHGRGRWLQGRKAAGRTASACASQRARTNGCLGGCPLWGAGRRRPLFVACRGWHLNCGIGGPRRCPVECLWSRPHAGLCRLSCGRGQRTRHHHPCRGQPVLGGRALGRKKPARRSLVQGAVHRRPEGARQAPPA, via the coding sequence ATGGAAACGATCACCCGAGTGGGTACGCCGCTGCGTCAACGCATGATCGAAGACATGCGCATGCGCAAGCTGGAGCCGAAGACCCAGGACGCCTACGTCCGCGCCGTCCGCAAGCCGACCGTCTTCCTCCAGCGCTCGCCCGACACCGCCACCTTCGAGGACCTGCGCAACTTCCAACTGCACCTGGTCGACACCGGCACCTCGCCCATCACGCTCAACGCGACGCTGTCCGGGCTGAAGTTCTTCTTCGACACGACCTTGGGGCGGGGCGAGCTGATGGCGCGCATGCAGCCGGTGAAGATGCCGCGCACCGTGCCGGTGGTGCTGAGCGTGCAGGAGGCCGCCGCGCTGATCGCGGCAGCTCGCGATATCAAGCACCAGGCGGCGCTGTCGGTGGCCTACGGTTCGGGCCTGCGCGCCAGCGAGGTCTGCCGGCTGAAGGTCGGTGACGTCGACAGCCAGCGCATGGCCCTTCGGGTCGAGCAAGGCAAGGGCGCCAAGGACCGCTACGCCATGCTCAGTCCGGTCGTGCTGCAGCGGCTAGCCGAGCCAGTGCACGATCGTGTGTTCGTCTTCGGCGATGTCGGTGTCGCGCGCTGTCATGGACGGGGGCGGTGGCTTCAAGGCCGGAAGGCGGCCGGACGGACGGCATCGGCCTGCGCAAGCCAACGCGCCAGGACGAACGGCTGCTTGGGAGGGTGCCCCTTGTGGGGCGCAGGGCGTCGGCGTCCGCTGTTCGTGGCCTGCCGCGGCTGGCACCTAAACTGCGGCATCGGTGGACCCCGGCGATGCCCAGTGGAATGCCTTTGGTCCCGACCGCATGCTGGGCTGTGTCGTCTATCCTGCGGCAGAGGTCAGCGAACCCGGCACCATCACCCATGTCGAGGGCAACCGGTTCTCGGTGGGCGAGCCCTCGGGCGAAAAAAGCCCGCGCGCCGAAGCCTTGTCCAAGGCGCTGTCCACCGCCGGCCTGAGGGCGCCCGTCAGGCCCCGCCTGCGTGA
- a CDS encoding alpha/beta fold hydrolase: MTDYYSQENHGPYQTHALGDFTLTSGQVLRDAQIAYATQGTLNAARDNAVLVTTWYTGTTKIMEQIYVGAGHALDPAKYFIILANQLGSGLSSSPSNSATQGGAAFPALSMGDDVNAQHRLLTEAFGLDHLALVFGGSMGAGQALEWACRFPGFARRVAALAGVGTTRPHAVVIGRIVQDILTSAHRFNGGNYGPGDMDAALRQHALYWTNLAWCPDFLDRKGWEPLGFASLDAFLTEFMQGYFAPMDANNLLAQVGKWQRADVGGNAGGDAKAAYARVTSKVVLMPIASDQIFPVATCRDEAALIPGARVTVIAGNAGHLGLFAVEADYMPQINAALGGLLAEPA; the protein is encoded by the coding sequence GTGACCGACTATTACAGCCAGGAAAACCACGGGCCGTACCAGACCCATGCCCTCGGGGATTTCACCCTGACATCGGGACAGGTGCTGCGCGATGCGCAGATCGCCTATGCCACGCAAGGCACCCTGAACGCGGCCCGCGACAATGCCGTGCTGGTGACCACCTGGTACACCGGCACCACCAAGATCATGGAACAGATCTATGTCGGTGCGGGCCACGCACTGGACCCGGCGAAGTACTTCATCATCCTGGCCAATCAGCTGGGGTCGGGGCTGTCATCCTCGCCCTCCAACTCCGCCACCCAAGGCGGGGCGGCGTTTCCGGCGCTGTCGATGGGTGACGATGTGAATGCGCAGCACCGGCTGCTGACCGAGGCGTTCGGCCTCGATCATCTGGCACTGGTGTTCGGCGGGTCGATGGGGGCGGGGCAGGCGCTGGAATGGGCCTGCCGGTTCCCCGGTTTCGCGCGGCGGGTGGCGGCACTGGCGGGGGTGGGCACCACGCGCCCGCATGCCGTGGTGATCGGCAGGATCGTGCAGGACATCCTGACCTCGGCGCACAGGTTCAACGGCGGGAATTACGGCCCCGGCGACATGGACGCGGCCCTGCGCCAGCACGCCCTGTACTGGACCAACCTGGCCTGGTGCCCCGATTTCCTGGACCGCAAGGGGTGGGAGCCTTTGGGCTTTGCGTCGCTGGATGCTTTCCTGACCGAGTTCATGCAAGGCTACTTTGCGCCGATGGACGCCAACAACCTGCTGGCGCAGGTCGGCAAGTGGCAGCGCGCGGATGTGGGCGGCAATGCCGGGGGCGACGCAAAGGCGGCCTATGCGCGGGTCACGTCGAAGGTGGTGCTGATGCCCATTGCGTCCGACCAGATCTTTCCGGTGGCGACATGCCGCGACGAGGCTGCGCTTATCCCCGGTGCCCGTGTGACCGTCATTGCGGGCAACGCGGGGCATCTGGGGCTGTTCGCGGTCGAGGCCGACTATATGCCGCAGATCAACGCGGCGCTTGGCGGGTTGCTGGCCGAACCGGCGTAG
- the urtE gene encoding urea ABC transporter ATP-binding subunit UrtE, translated as MLEVKDINQYYGGSHILRNVNLSAELGQVTVVLGRNGVGKTTLLKSLMGLVPIKSGSITLDGVPIAGATPYERARMGMGFVPQGREIFGRLTVQENLLMGLAYKKGNTPIPPELFELFPVLKQMLGRRGGDLSGGQQQQLAIARALAAGPKLLILDEPTEGIQPNIIKDIGRVIRMLADRGNMAIVLVEQYYDFAEALADRYVVMERGEVIASGPGSEMQAKGVRQLVAI; from the coding sequence CTGCTCGAAGTCAAAGACATCAACCAGTACTACGGCGGCAGCCACATCCTGCGCAACGTGAACCTCTCTGCCGAACTCGGCCAGGTCACCGTGGTGCTGGGCCGCAACGGCGTTGGCAAGACCACCTTGCTCAAATCGCTCATGGGCCTGGTGCCCATCAAGAGCGGCAGCATCACGCTTGACGGCGTGCCCATTGCAGGCGCCACACCCTACGAGCGTGCCCGCATGGGCATGGGTTTCGTGCCGCAAGGGCGCGAGATCTTCGGCCGCCTCACCGTGCAGGAGAACCTGCTGATGGGCCTGGCCTACAAGAAGGGCAACACGCCCATCCCGCCCGAGCTGTTCGAGTTGTTCCCGGTGCTCAAACAAATGCTGGGCCGGCGCGGCGGGGACTTGTCGGGCGGTCAGCAGCAGCAGCTGGCGATTGCGCGCGCGCTCGCGGCCGGGCCGAAGCTCCTGATATTGGACGAGCCCACCGAAGGCATCCAGCCCAACATCATCAAGGACATCGGCCGCGTCATCCGCATGCTCGCCGACCGCGGCAACATGGCGATCGTGCTGGTGGAGCAGTACTACGACTTCGCCGAAGCCCTGGCCGACCGCTACGTGGTCATGGAGCGCGGTGAAGTGATTGCGAGTGGTCCCGGCAGCGAGATGCAGGCCAAGGGCGTGCGCCAGCTCGTGGCGATCTGA
- a CDS encoding transposase zinc-binding domain-containing protein codes for MQAISRQPQRAPDGAPVHYERHRPELTTLYRLVQQHAATFFAQAEDAAGADLPQLVKDEFDAFLECGILAHGFLRLRFGDCGHDKLVAFSCKRRGFCPSCGARRMSQTAAHLLDHVIPHVPVRQWVLSLPLPLRLLLAAQPKRVTPVLQVVHRVITRFLLKQAGVKTDEADSGAVMLVQRFGSAANLNIHLHCLVLDGVFRRGTDGAPEFVEVPAPTDEALQTVLHKVIMRMMKLLTCRGCWSKRRVRLT; via the coding sequence GTGCAAGCCATCAGCCGGCAGCCCCAGCGGGCGCCGGATGGCGCCCCGGTCCACTACGAGCGGCACCGCCCGGAACTGACCACGCTGTACCGCCTGGTGCAGCAGCACGCCGCAACCTTCTTCGCCCAGGCCGAAGATGCTGCGGGCGCCGACCTGCCGCAACTCGTCAAGGACGAGTTCGACGCCTTCCTAGAATGCGGCATCTTGGCCCACGGCTTCCTGCGCCTGCGCTTCGGCGACTGCGGCCACGACAAGCTGGTCGCCTTCAGCTGCAAGCGGCGCGGCTTTTGCCCCTCGTGCGGGGCCCGGCGGATGTCGCAGACCGCGGCGCACTTGCTGGACCATGTCATTCCCCATGTGCCGGTGCGGCAGTGGGTGCTGTCGCTGCCGCTCCCGCTGCGCCTGCTGCTGGCCGCACAGCCCAAGCGGGTGACACCCGTGCTGCAGGTCGTGCACCGCGTGATCACGCGGTTCCTGCTCAAACAGGCCGGCGTAAAGACAGACGAGGCCGACAGCGGCGCGGTCATGCTGGTTCAACGATTTGGGTCCGCGGCCAATCTCAACATCCACCTTCACTGCCTGGTGCTGGATGGCGTGTTCCGGCGCGGCACCGACGGTGCGCCGGAGTTCGTCGAAGTACCAGCGCCGACCGACGAAGCGCTGCAGACGGTGTTGCACAAAGTCATCATGCGCATGATGAAGCTGCTCACCTGTCGGGGGTGTTGGTCGAAGAGGAGGGTTCGACTTACATAG